A part of Myxococcales bacterium genomic DNA contains:
- a CDS encoding SGNH/GDSL hydrolase family protein → MLLQKMGCYQRLIILTFFVLLFLNKNALAGYRLACRYFDTTSSSQNTSFLHPGLPWLWARGEQNEYIYVEGKKIDGFFEVSSMNGKSSLPFSKFRPVIYENSSEGAKKYCKNALRKAFPHSYYKKRILNVAVKSSFLSMNFLSPVFSTNNQQQGGEIDRVVIFGDSLSDQGNLKNWLRVFPPEPYFAGRFSNGPNWVDYMQMVTGVAIQNWAVGGSLSSPHLDDEFDQLTFKESAYLSAQLAITGNIGNEIEKYKKLINEETIKKIDSTLFVIWIGGNDYFTWLDSVKDADIFIDVPNNPRAGSNTIINAVTRSIDSHLRTLYKAGARKFMVVNLPDLGTTPKILDNKSYHLNIKEPASKRVISLSEGLTRISKTHNYLLKQIANAFRDEYSDTKLTIIEADRVMEDSFELLEQFSKAKELDFGFDKTFVKEFYHEQKFSIINKACYTSKFFSTPTKFTCEAPNSKLFWDSIHPTTYPHCLFANYIHKNLSKVGFFYTASTKDYLGICNPELL, encoded by the coding sequence ATGCTTTTGCAAAAAATGGGATGCTATCAAAGGCTTATTATTTTGACATTTTTTGTTTTGTTATTTTTAAATAAAAATGCGCTCGCAGGGTACAGGCTTGCGTGCCGATACTTTGACACAACAAGTTCTTCGCAAAATACATCATTTTTGCATCCGGGGCTGCCATGGCTTTGGGCAAGAGGGGAGCAAAATGAATATATTTATGTGGAAGGCAAAAAAATAGATGGATTTTTTGAAGTATCTTCTATGAATGGTAAATCATCATTGCCTTTTAGTAAATTCCGTCCTGTTATTTATGAAAACTCCTCAGAGGGCGCCAAAAAATATTGCAAAAATGCTTTACGAAAGGCTTTTCCACATTCCTACTACAAAAAAAGAATATTGAACGTTGCTGTTAAATCTTCCTTTCTTTCCATGAATTTTCTTTCCCCCGTCTTTTCAACTAATAATCAACAACAAGGAGGCGAGATTGACCGTGTCGTTATTTTTGGTGACAGTTTATCGGACCAGGGAAATCTCAAAAATTGGCTAAGGGTATTTCCTCCTGAACCATATTTTGCAGGTCGTTTCAGCAATGGACCCAACTGGGTTGATTATATGCAAATGGTTACGGGAGTAGCCATACAAAATTGGGCAGTGGGAGGCTCTCTTTCATCTCCACATTTGGATGATGAATTCGATCAATTGACTTTCAAGGAGAGTGCCTATTTGTCTGCGCAACTAGCAATAACTGGAAATATCGGCAACGAAATTGAAAAATATAAGAAGCTTATTAATGAGGAAACTATCAAAAAAATTGACTCAACATTATTTGTTATTTGGATTGGCGGGAATGACTATTTCACTTGGCTCGATTCTGTAAAAGATGCAGATATATTTATCGATGTTCCAAATAATCCACGAGCTGGCTCTAACACCATTATTAACGCAGTTACTCGAAGTATTGATAGTCATCTAAGAACCTTGTATAAAGCTGGTGCACGAAAATTTATGGTTGTGAATTTACCTGATTTGGGCACAACCCCAAAAATACTCGACAACAAAAGTTATCATCTCAACATTAAAGAGCCCGCGAGCAAGAGAGTCATAAGTTTATCTGAAGGGTTAACTAGAATTAGCAAAACTCACAATTATTTACTTAAACAAATAGCAAATGCTTTTAGGGATGAATACAGCGACACTAAGCTCACCATTATTGAGGCTGATAGGGTAATGGAAGACAGTTTTGAGTTATTGGAACAATTTTCCAAGGCTAAAGAATTAGATTTCGGATTTGATAAAACTTTTGTTAAGGAGTTTTACCATGAGCAAAAGTTTTCAATAATTAACAAAGCCTGCTACACATCTAAATTCTTTTCAACTCCAACGAAATTTACATGTGAAGCCCCAAACTCAAAACTGTTTTGGGATAGTATTCATCCTACTACTTATCCTCATTGTTTATTCGCAAATTATATCCACAAGAATTTATCCAAAGTAGGATTTTTTTATACGGCTTCGACCAAGGATTACTTAGGTATTTGCAATCCAGAACTTCTTTAA
- a CDS encoding isocitrate/isopropylmalate dehydrogenase family protein, giving the protein MKNILMIPGDGIGPEVTSHAQQLLQLLSKKYDFGIAVTEVDWGAERWLRYKEGIPEGELEQIPNKYDAILFGALGDPRIPDMAHGRAILLGLRTKLELYINFRPVKLLHPRLSTLKKQCDVDIAIFRENTQDIYGAVGGAINQGSTDEIAIDESIHSYKGVERIIESAFLYATKMNRKRVCLVDKSNAIKFGGSLWQRVFKSKAKEYPQVKAEHLFVDVAAMQMVQSPENFEVIVTSNLFGDILSDLGAGLVGGLGVAASANINPKTVALFEPVHGSAPNLVGKNTANPFAMFLSLGMMLEYLGFSDLKGLIEKSVTFAIEKSVCTPDLGGRHTSTEVSSFIMDYIKEAA; this is encoded by the coding sequence ATGAAAAATATATTAATGATTCCTGGTGATGGCATTGGGCCTGAAGTTACAAGCCATGCTCAACAGCTCCTCCAATTATTGTCGAAAAAATATGATTTTGGGATTGCTGTGACAGAGGTCGATTGGGGAGCGGAGCGCTGGCTAAGATATAAAGAGGGCATACCTGAAGGAGAATTAGAGCAGATACCAAACAAGTACGATGCAATTTTATTTGGAGCCCTGGGTGACCCGAGGATACCTGATATGGCTCATGGTAGAGCAATCTTGCTTGGGTTAAGAACTAAACTAGAGCTCTACATTAATTTTAGACCCGTAAAATTATTGCACCCGCGATTGTCTACTTTAAAGAAGCAATGTGATGTGGATATCGCTATTTTTAGAGAAAATACCCAAGACATTTATGGTGCTGTTGGCGGAGCAATTAATCAAGGTTCAACAGATGAAATAGCGATTGATGAAAGTATTCATAGTTATAAGGGAGTTGAACGCATCATTGAATCTGCATTTCTTTATGCAACAAAAATGAATCGTAAACGCGTATGTTTAGTTGATAAATCAAATGCCATAAAATTCGGTGGAAGTTTGTGGCAGCGAGTTTTCAAATCCAAAGCAAAAGAATACCCACAGGTGAAAGCGGAACATCTCTTTGTTGATGTGGCTGCCATGCAAATGGTTCAGTCACCTGAAAATTTTGAAGTGATTGTAACCTCAAATCTCTTCGGTGATATTCTGAGTGATTTAGGCGCTGGGCTCGTGGGCGGCCTAGGTGTTGCTGCGAGTGCCAACATAAACCCTAAAACAGTAGCATTATTTGAACCAGTGCATGGATCTGCACCCAACCTGGTTGGAAAAAATACCGCTAATCCTTTTGCAATGTTTTTATCTCTTGGCATGATGCTTGAGTATTTGGGCTTTAGTGATCTCAAAGGCCTTATCGAAAAGTCGGTAACTTTTGCCATTGAAAAATCTGTTTGCACTCCAGATCTAGGCGGAAGACATACAAGCACCGAAGTTAGCTCTTTTATTATGGATTATATTAAAGAAGCTGCCTAA
- a CDS encoding PAS domain-containing protein: MTSFDDNRSRILSKISVAARTLLTPPKNVEFIGFLSSGPTIRSRSRLALAAVFFLTIPILLVGVMRTENVGYHASLLSDYDNYGRLILETKIRIKELDVALWEYVVEQEFENGQAAIVASEDVKKAITALVLQRPEEINIGPRDFLPGLASRLDSSIKRSIANYSSMASVRLSIMSLLREIKAIEKQVVIHARSERQLTLGALSKVGRDQLILFLVLVCSIPIFVGFIPGWIVRPLTRLRQMVGKIEAGHFKDINIAGQDEVSVLAKSLRTLFARKEEIDGKKSSKLFELRNILRSVIKRVDEPVFIVDRNLKISYTNEAASALLAIPQHQMEGTYLSDCMYCPSTKKALEKAFSGDGQDESLLVEIELSDGRSFSRHARIGVVRNRDGEVSRAVLVLNKSDSIATLEEKS; encoded by the coding sequence ATGACAAGCTTTGATGATAATAGAAGTCGCATTCTTTCAAAGATTTCAGTTGCTGCACGCACACTTTTAACTCCACCTAAGAATGTAGAATTTATTGGTTTTTTAAGCTCAGGACCAACAATTCGTTCTCGCTCTCGTCTTGCTCTTGCTGCAGTTTTTTTTCTGACCATTCCTATATTGCTTGTCGGTGTTATGCGTACTGAAAATGTGGGCTACCATGCTTCATTATTAAGTGACTATGATAATTACGGACGGCTTATATTAGAAACAAAAATCAGGATAAAAGAGCTCGATGTCGCGTTGTGGGAATATGTGGTTGAACAAGAATTTGAAAACGGACAAGCCGCGATTGTAGCTTCTGAAGACGTAAAAAAAGCGATTACTGCCTTGGTGCTGCAGAGACCTGAAGAAATAAATATTGGACCACGAGATTTTTTGCCGGGGCTTGCATCAAGGCTTGATAGCTCAATAAAAAGATCTATAGCTAATTATAGCTCTATGGCGTCAGTACGTTTAAGTATAATGTCATTGTTGCGGGAAATAAAAGCTATAGAAAAGCAAGTAGTCATACATGCCCGTTCTGAACGGCAGCTGACTCTGGGAGCTCTTTCCAAAGTTGGCCGAGATCAATTAATTTTATTTTTGGTGTTGGTGTGCTCCATTCCTATTTTTGTAGGCTTTATTCCAGGCTGGATTGTCAGACCATTAACAAGGCTACGTCAAATGGTGGGCAAGATCGAAGCGGGTCATTTCAAAGATATTAATATTGCTGGCCAAGATGAAGTCTCAGTACTAGCAAAAAGCCTAAGAACGCTTTTTGCTCGTAAAGAAGAAATAGATGGTAAAAAATCTTCTAAGTTGTTTGAGTTGCGTAATATTCTACGTTCAGTCATAAAACGAGTGGATGAGCCAGTATTTATTGTCGATAGAAATTTGAAGATCAGTTATACAAATGAAGCTGCATCTGCTTTGCTTGCTATACCGCAACATCAGATGGAAGGAACTTATCTAAGCGATTGTATGTATTGCCCTAGCACTAAGAAAGCTTTGGAAAAAGCATTTAGTGGTGATGGCCAGGATGAGTCTCTTTTAGTAGAGATTGAGCTATCAGATGGTCGTTCTTTTTCTAGACATGCACGAATCGGGGTTGTCAGAAACAGAGATGGCGAAGTTTCTAGAGCAGTGCTTGTACTTAACAAATCTGATAGCATTGCTACATTAGAGGAAAAGTCTTGA
- a CDS encoding TrkA family potassium uptake protein, which yields MKLFVVIGLGQFGRSTASVLYEGGGDVIAIDADQNRVELVKNNVGQAICLDATDIDALRTVGAGRADTAIVALGEDDLEASVICCAALSDLGVGRIIVRSASEHHSRILSRVGATRVIYPEKQMGEQLAKSLIASGVLDQVTLSTGQVVANVRPREDLVGKTLREACFHDHFRIAVIGIQQPKRSVDDRGEVHEELILLPIPDLDNVINEDDILIIVGNQSQIELVARKE from the coding sequence TTGAAATTATTTGTGGTTATTGGACTCGGTCAATTTGGTCGTTCAACAGCAAGTGTACTCTATGAAGGTGGAGGTGACGTCATTGCTATTGATGCCGATCAAAATCGAGTAGAGCTTGTAAAAAATAATGTTGGACAAGCAATATGTCTTGATGCAACTGATATTGATGCCTTAAGAACAGTCGGAGCGGGAAGAGCGGATACTGCTATCGTTGCGCTTGGAGAGGATGACTTAGAAGCAAGCGTAATTTGTTGTGCAGCGCTGAGCGATCTGGGAGTGGGAAGAATTATTGTTCGATCAGCTTCAGAGCACCACAGCAGAATACTTTCTCGTGTTGGTGCAACGAGAGTTATTTACCCTGAAAAACAAATGGGTGAGCAGCTGGCAAAATCATTGATAGCTTCGGGCGTGCTTGATCAGGTGACACTTTCTACCGGACAAGTAGTAGCGAATGTCAGGCCTCGTGAAGACTTAGTCGGTAAAACTCTTCGCGAAGCATGTTTTCACGATCATTTTCGTATTGCTGTTATTGGTATTCAGCAGCCAAAACGCAGTGTTGATGATAGGGGAGAAGTGCATGAAGAACTCATTTTGCTACCAATACCCGATCTTGATAACGTTATTAATGAAGATGATATTTTGATTATTGTGGGTAATCAAAGTCAGATTGAATTAGTCGCTCGTAAGGAATAG
- a CDS encoding Trk family potassium uptake protein codes for MTESIQETKKNRRHQKINKPIFTALLLLSLAIFSIEFVFDVRQNLAWYHTVLLFDLCLIGAYFSYVLSLIKQNRHSLLELVNKNKADLAYFIVVCFFLFIPRLAAALIIVRLIFNFLARVLESSWGAKLATAVNLRPSQTLALSFLGLIATGALLLTFPAATTNGQGAKLIDAIFTMTSASCVAGLTLLDIGMEFSRFGQGVILLGIQAGGLGIMVLSAAFTLLVGGTIPLKRQVGLSRVLDISTPDGLRNLIRAVTVTTIVIEFIGAASLFILCSDEVPGFTDRLWWAVFHTISAFCNCGLGLFSDSLSVFINKPVVCLIFMSLITAGSLGFFVFSDITNREVWSIKKPKAIWSRLQIQSKVVIVATIFLNTFGMLVFLFFEYDGVLRGLPFESKILASLFETVNLRSAGFSLVSLEGLTQPSIMFTIAYMFIGAGPGSTGGGIKLTTAAISVMAVRAMLWGRRDVEILGRRIAPEVVNRSLAIMLISGTIVGVALTLLLATQNISFDKLFFETVSAFGTVGFTIDSTSHLNSTGKILIICIMFIGRIGPLTLALAVGEKNKAQGYRYPKGNIAVG; via the coding sequence GTGACTGAAAGCATCCAGGAAACTAAAAAAAATAGGCGGCATCAAAAAATTAATAAACCAATTTTTACGGCCTTATTGTTATTGTCGCTTGCCATTTTTAGTATAGAGTTCGTTTTTGATGTGAGACAAAATCTTGCCTGGTATCATACTGTTTTACTATTTGATCTTTGTTTGATCGGGGCATATTTCTCGTATGTACTTTCACTTATCAAACAAAATCGTCATAGCTTACTTGAGTTAGTAAATAAAAATAAGGCTGATTTAGCTTATTTCATAGTGGTGTGCTTTTTTTTATTTATTCCAAGGCTCGCTGCCGCTTTGATTATTGTTCGACTCATATTTAATTTTCTAGCTCGAGTACTCGAATCATCGTGGGGAGCCAAACTCGCTACGGCTGTCAACCTGAGACCAAGCCAGACCTTGGCTTTAAGTTTTTTAGGATTGATTGCTACAGGAGCACTTTTACTGACTTTTCCTGCCGCTACCACTAACGGTCAGGGCGCAAAGCTCATCGATGCTATCTTTACCATGACCTCAGCAAGTTGTGTCGCAGGCCTTACTTTGCTTGATATCGGAATGGAATTTTCACGCTTTGGTCAAGGCGTCATTCTTTTAGGTATTCAGGCTGGGGGGCTTGGGATAATGGTGCTCTCAGCAGCCTTTACCTTGCTGGTTGGTGGTACGATACCTCTAAAAAGACAGGTTGGTTTAAGCCGCGTGTTGGACATATCGACTCCAGATGGGCTGCGCAACTTGATTCGGGCTGTAACCGTAACGACCATTGTTATAGAATTTATTGGTGCTGCAAGTTTATTTATTCTGTGTAGTGATGAAGTTCCTGGATTTACTGATCGACTTTGGTGGGCAGTTTTTCATACCATTTCAGCTTTTTGCAATTGTGGACTTGGACTTTTTTCTGATTCCTTAAGCGTCTTCATAAATAAGCCTGTTGTTTGCCTTATTTTTATGTCGCTGATTACTGCAGGAAGTTTGGGTTTTTTTGTTTTCTCGGACATCACCAATCGCGAGGTGTGGAGTATCAAAAAACCAAAAGCTATTTGGAGTCGCCTACAAATTCAGAGCAAAGTTGTTATTGTCGCCACAATTTTCCTCAACACTTTTGGAATGTTGGTGTTTTTATTTTTTGAATATGATGGAGTATTACGAGGTTTGCCCTTTGAGTCGAAAATTCTAGCTTCGCTTTTTGAAACGGTAAATTTACGTTCGGCTGGTTTTTCGCTCGTTTCGCTAGAGGGACTTACCCAACCTTCTATCATGTTTACCATCGCTTATATGTTTATTGGTGCAGGGCCAGGTTCCACAGGGGGAGGAATTAAACTGACAACTGCAGCAATAAGCGTCATGGCTGTAAGAGCCATGTTATGGGGACGGCGTGACGTTGAAATTTTAGGCCGCCGTATTGCACCAGAGGTGGTTAATCGTAGTTTAGCTATTATGCTTATTTCTGGAACTATTGTTGGAGTAGCTTTAACGCTCCTCTTAGCGACACAAAATATTTCTTTTGATAAATTATTTTTTGAAACGGTTTCAGCTTTCGGTACAGTGGGATTCACAATCGATAGCACTTCACATCTTAATAGCACAGGTAAAATATTAATCATCTGCATCATGTTTATTGGTCGTATCGGACCTTTAACCCTTGCGCTAGCAGTTGGGGAAAAGAACAAAGCTCAAGGCTATCGCTACCCCAAGGGTAATATAGCGGTGGGATAG
- the psd gene encoding phosphatidylserine decarboxylase (Phosphatidylserine decarboxylase is synthesized as a single chain precursor. Generation of the pyruvoyl active site from a Ser is coupled to cleavage of a Gly-Ser bond between the larger (beta) and smaller (alpha chains). It is an integral membrane protein.), with amino-acid sequence MKNNHEKTVSTKIKNSIFYFLLFILPKNFISLLVGKILSVAWPKSINLFLLRNFIKIFSINSNEAEKNIEDYESIQEFFCRRLGEGTRKISQKSNVVISPCDGVVSEFGLIENGRLLQVKGKYYQLSELLGCPKRAAHFEGGHFCTIYLSPRDYHRFHVPIDGCIRETIYIPGTLWPVNRWAVKNIKNLFCINERIISLFEEQQRAKSLACVAVGATMVGKIKLQYCSLESNSKQKLTSIKHEGENQVRVNKGQELGRFMFGSTIVLLFEKGLISGFEHSSGNIKMGEVLARLAENLE; translated from the coding sequence ATGAAAAATAATCATGAAAAAACAGTTAGTACCAAGATAAAAAACTCAATTTTTTATTTTTTGCTTTTTATTTTGCCAAAAAATTTTATCTCCTTGCTGGTTGGCAAGATCCTAAGCGTAGCGTGGCCAAAATCCATTAATTTATTTTTACTTAGAAATTTTATAAAAATTTTTTCTATCAATAGTAATGAAGCAGAAAAAAATATTGAGGACTATGAAAGTATTCAAGAATTTTTTTGCAGACGGCTTGGCGAAGGTACGCGAAAAATTTCACAAAAAAGTAACGTAGTTATAAGCCCTTGTGACGGTGTGGTGAGCGAGTTTGGTCTTATTGAAAATGGTCGATTGTTACAAGTGAAAGGTAAATATTACCAGTTGAGTGAATTGCTTGGATGTCCCAAGCGTGCAGCCCATTTTGAAGGTGGGCATTTTTGTACTATCTATTTATCTCCAAGGGATTATCATCGCTTTCATGTTCCTATTGATGGCTGCATTCGAGAGACAATTTACATCCCTGGAACTCTTTGGCCGGTGAATAGGTGGGCGGTAAAAAATATAAAAAATTTATTTTGTATTAATGAAAGGATAATATCGCTTTTTGAAGAGCAGCAAAGAGCAAAGTCTTTAGCTTGTGTAGCAGTTGGTGCTACTATGGTCGGCAAAATAAAACTTCAATACTGTTCTTTAGAAAGTAATTCAAAACAAAAATTAACGAGCATCAAACATGAGGGCGAAAACCAAGTTAGGGTAAATAAAGGACAGGAACTTGGTCGTTTTATGTTTGGATCAACCATTGTTCTTCTGTTTGAAAAGGGACTCATTTCAGGGTTTGAGCATAGTTCAGGAAATATCAAAATGGGCGAAGTGTTAGCTCGTCTAGCGGAGAACTTGGAGTGA
- a CDS encoding Smr/MutS family protein, with amino-acid sequence MIKKKLPINQISEDIDEEERELFLNAFFQNFSIKDKKTSPDTTNSKKSPQTAEESDEELFLCAVNEGNFYSYEKKLHSSLAQSKSPRRNKKDQRNKRDAIDARIDLHGLYAEDAVERLLNFIYREKKRGSKILLVVHGKGTGVLKKAAWAVVETSDIVNDYQVAPSKYGGEGAIILKINQKFKRS; translated from the coding sequence ATGATAAAAAAAAAATTGCCCATAAACCAGATCAGTGAAGATATTGATGAGGAAGAGCGTGAGCTCTTTCTCAACGCTTTTTTTCAGAATTTTTCAATTAAAGATAAAAAAACTTCACCTGATACAACAAATTCAAAAAAATCTCCTCAAACTGCTGAAGAAAGCGATGAGGAGCTTTTTTTGTGTGCGGTAAATGAGGGCAATTTTTATTCTTATGAAAAAAAACTGCACTCATCCCTGGCTCAGTCAAAGAGCCCAAGGCGCAATAAGAAAGATCAACGGAATAAGCGTGATGCCATTGATGCACGAATTGATCTGCACGGTTTATATGCTGAAGATGCGGTCGAACGCCTATTGAATTTCATTTATAGAGAAAAAAAGCGAGGGAGCAAAATTTTGTTGGTGGTGCATGGAAAGGGGACAGGTGTATTAAAGAAAGCGGCTTGGGCAGTGGTGGAAACGAGCGATATTGTTAATGATTATCAGGTTGCACCAAGCAAATATGGGGGTGAAGGAGCTATTATATTGAAAATTAATCAGAAATTTAAACGGTCATGA
- the pnp gene encoding polyribonucleotide nucleotidyltransferase, translated as MHNSVKFHKNEVAVAREPFIFESGKFAKQTAGAVWARWGDSIVLVTVCSSGKAREGADFFPLTCEYLEKTYAAGRIPGGFFKRETKPRDAEILNARLIDRSIRPLFPDGFFEEVQVIATVVSHDGIHDTDVLALNAASMALHLSPLPFSLTSGPISGVRVGRIDGKWIAHPTLPQLAQSDVDIMVSSHKDAIVMVEGGAQELSEEELVDALFFAQNEGLKIIQACEDMREHMGKEKIIFTPASVNQDLYEKVKSASAASGLNEALATKEKLDRYAKIDACKESVLEKISQELGESDASENAKRIGDYFSDIKKYLMRHQVLDDKVRIDGRGYEEIRPICCEVGLLPRTHGSAMFTRGETQGLVSVTLGTGDDEQKIDSLMGETFRKFMLHYNFPPFSVGEARMLRGTSRREIGHGALAERAVAAMTPQDDASFPYTIRVVSEILESNGSSSMATVCGATLAMWDAGIKLKAPVAGIAMGMIKEGDKFAVLSDILGDEDHLGDMDFKVCGTQNGVTAIQMDIKIDGLSREILSKALEQARLGRLHILGEMKKALSKERDEVSPNAPRIYRFKINPDKIRDVIGPGGRIIRDIIARSGAKVEVSDDGTIQVAGVGKKSVDSAVSMINDLTREAEINKVYKGLVRKILEFGAFIELFPGTEGLCHISELSDKRVDKVSDVLQEGDEVNVVVLNIDREGKIRLSRKKAIGKQAGDVI; from the coding sequence ATGCATAATAGTGTAAAATTTCATAAAAATGAGGTTGCCGTTGCGCGTGAACCTTTCATATTTGAAAGCGGGAAGTTTGCTAAGCAAACCGCGGGCGCTGTTTGGGCTCGCTGGGGTGACTCAATCGTATTGGTTACCGTGTGCAGCTCAGGAAAAGCTCGAGAAGGCGCTGACTTCTTTCCGCTTACCTGTGAGTATCTAGAAAAAACCTATGCAGCAGGACGTATCCCAGGAGGATTTTTCAAACGAGAAACCAAACCAAGGGATGCAGAAATTCTCAACGCTCGTCTTATTGACCGCTCTATAAGGCCATTATTTCCTGATGGTTTTTTTGAGGAGGTGCAGGTTATTGCCACTGTGGTCTCTCACGATGGCATTCATGATACCGATGTATTAGCCCTTAATGCTGCTTCAATGGCTCTGCACTTAAGCCCTCTACCTTTTTCATTAACCAGTGGACCAATCTCTGGAGTAAGAGTTGGGAGGATTGATGGTAAATGGATCGCTCATCCCACGCTTCCTCAGTTAGCCCAGTCTGATGTTGATATTATGGTTTCCTCTCACAAAGATGCCATTGTAATGGTGGAAGGTGGAGCCCAGGAGCTTTCTGAAGAAGAGCTGGTTGATGCGCTATTTTTTGCTCAAAATGAAGGGCTAAAAATAATTCAAGCTTGTGAAGATATGCGCGAGCACATGGGGAAAGAAAAAATTATTTTTACCCCGGCATCAGTAAATCAAGATTTATATGAAAAGGTTAAGTCTGCATCTGCAGCAAGTGGACTGAACGAAGCTTTAGCAACAAAAGAGAAACTTGATCGCTATGCAAAAATAGATGCATGTAAAGAATCTGTTTTGGAAAAAATTTCCCAAGAATTGGGAGAAAGTGATGCAAGTGAAAATGCAAAACGAATTGGCGATTATTTTTCGGATATTAAGAAGTATCTTATGCGCCATCAAGTCCTTGATGACAAAGTGAGGATTGATGGAAGAGGCTACGAAGAAATTAGACCAATCTGTTGTGAAGTAGGCTTGCTTCCAAGGACTCATGGTTCAGCAATGTTTACCCGTGGAGAAACGCAAGGACTTGTAAGCGTGACTTTGGGGACTGGCGATGATGAACAAAAGATTGACAGTCTGATGGGTGAGACATTTCGGAAATTTATGTTGCACTATAATTTCCCACCTTTCTCTGTAGGCGAGGCGCGCATGCTTCGTGGAACGTCAAGGCGCGAGATTGGGCATGGTGCTTTAGCTGAAAGAGCCGTTGCAGCGATGACACCTCAGGATGATGCTAGTTTTCCTTATACAATTCGTGTTGTTTCGGAAATTTTAGAGAGCAATGGCTCATCTTCTATGGCAACCGTATGTGGGGCTACTTTGGCTATGTGGGATGCCGGAATCAAACTTAAAGCTCCAGTTGCTGGTATTGCCATGGGGATGATCAAAGAAGGTGATAAGTTTGCTGTGCTGAGCGATATTTTGGGTGATGAGGATCACTTGGGCGATATGGACTTTAAGGTATGCGGAACACAAAACGGTGTGACCGCTATCCAAATGGACATAAAAATTGATGGTCTGTCTCGTGAAATTTTAAGCAAGGCTTTAGAACAAGCACGACTTGGTAGACTTCATATTTTGGGCGAAATGAAAAAAGCTCTGTCCAAGGAAAGGGATGAAGTCTCCCCTAACGCTCCTCGTATTTATCGCTTTAAGATTAATCCTGACAAAATTAGGGATGTAATAGGTCCAGGTGGAAGAATAATACGTGATATTATTGCTCGATCAGGTGCTAAGGTCGAAGTGAGTGATGATGGTACCATCCAGGTGGCTGGTGTTGGTAAAAAATCGGTTGATAGTGCAGTGAGCATGATCAATGATCTTACGAGAGAAGCTGAAATCAATAAAGTCTATAAAGGTTTAGTGCGCAAGATTCTTGAGTTTGGTGCTTTTATAGAACTCTTTCCTGGTACTGAGGGTCTTTGTCATATTTCTGAATTATCCGATAAGCGAGTTGATAAGGTTTCAGATGTTTTGCAAGAAGGCGATGAGGTAAATGTCGTTGTCTTAAATATTGATCGAGAAGGCAAAATACGCTTGAGCCGTAAGAAAGCTATCGGCAAGCAGGCAGGAGATGTGATTTAA
- the rpsO gene encoding 30S ribosomal protein S15: MMFIEKKRELIQSFAQHPSDTGSSEVQIALLTERISELTEHVKVHSHDHHSRRGLLKLVSRRRSLLNYLKKRELERYKQIVSKLGLRK, encoded by the coding sequence ATCATGTTTATAGAAAAGAAAAGAGAGTTAATTCAAAGCTTTGCTCAGCATCCTTCCGATACAGGTTCATCCGAAGTGCAGATTGCCCTTTTGACTGAAAGAATATCGGAACTTACAGAGCATGTGAAAGTTCACTCTCATGATCACCATTCTCGAAGGGGCTTGCTAAAACTAGTTTCTCGCCGCCGTAGCCTCCTTAATTACCTTAAGAAAAGGGAATTAGAACGCTACAAGCAAATTGTAAGCAAGCTTGGGCTTCGTAAGTAA